One Glycine max cultivar Williams 82 chromosome 6, Glycine_max_v4.0, whole genome shotgun sequence DNA segment encodes these proteins:
- the LOC100813123 gene encoding protein DEK, with product MASEALEDNKPPLQDDNHAKSEIPEKDASSDAVAAKSENANAGDKDGGAAGNQEVEEEADAAEEKKEEIDEDGEEKDEQEEKEEEDEAEEKEKEKAKGKGKRRRSKKDPVTPAPSERPTRERKTVERFSVPSPAKSARSSASKGLIIEKGRGTQLKDIPNVAFKLSKRKPDDNLHMLHTLLFGKKTKAHNLKRNIGQFSGYVWTENEDKQRAKIKEKIDKFVKEKLLDFCDVLNIQVNKTNVKKEELSAKLLEYLESPHATTDILLADKEQKGKKRTRKSFPSKSPGEASTETPAKKQKQTSQSGKKQKQSSDDDEDDKAELSDAKGVSQEDEDVAVPNNESDDEESRSEEEEEKSKSRKRTSKKAVKESSVSKADRTSSVKKTPVKDAKSIEKTKKKPTSKKGVAEHDSASASVSKSKQPASKKQKTASEKQDTKGKAASKKRTDKSSKALVKDQGKSKSNKKAKAEPTKQDMHAVVVDILKEVDFNTATLSDILRQLGTHFGMDLMHRKAEVKDIITDVINNMSDEEEAENDGDTDKDDDGDDDDDA from the exons atggccTCCGAAGCCCTAGAAGATAACAAGCCTCCCCTCCAGGACGACAATCACGCCAAATCGGAGATTCCCGAGAAAGACGCTTCCTCGGACGCCGTCGCGGCGAAATCCGAGAACGCGAATGCCGGCGATAAAGACGGAGGAGCAGCTGGCAATCAGGAAGTAGAAGAGGAAGCCGACGCCGCTgaggagaagaaagaagagatcgACGAAGACGGAGAGGAGAAAgatgaacaagaagaaaaagaggagGAAGACGAAgcggaagagaaagagaaagagaaggcgAAGGGTAAGGGTAAGAGGAGGAGGAGTAAGAAGGATCCGGTTACGCCGGCGCCGAGTGAGAGGCCCACGAGGGAGAGGAAAACGGTGGAGCGCTTCTCTGTGCCCTCTCCGGCGAAGTCTGCAAGGTCCTCCGCTAGTAAAGGTTTAATAATTGAAAAG GGACGTGGCACGCAGCTCAAGGATATCCCAAACG TGGCTTTCAAGTTGTCAAAGAGAAAACCTGATGACAACCTGCATATGCTTCATACTTTACTgtttggaaagaaaacaaag GCACACaatttaaagagaaatataGGCCAGTTTTCTGGTTATGTGTGGACTGAAAATGAG GACAAACAGAGGGccaagataaaggagaagattGACAAATTTGTCAAAGAAAAGTTGTTGGACTTCTGTGATGTTCTTAATATTCAAGTAAACAAGACCAATGTGAAGAAG GAGGAGCTATCTGCAAAGTTGTTGGAATATTTGGAGTCCCCACATGCTACAACTGATATTCTACTTGCTGATAAAGAGCAG AAAGGTAAAAAGAGAACCAGAAAGTCATTCCCTAGCAAATCTCCTGGGGAAGCATCTACAGAGACACCTGCCAAG AAGCAAAAACAAACTTCCCAATCTGGGAAAAAGCAAAAGCAGTCttctgatgatgatgaggaTGATAAAGCTGAACTTTCAGATGCAAAAGGTGTTTCTCAGGAAGATGAAGATGTTGCAGTACCGAACAATGAAAGTGATGATGAGGAAAGTAGatcagaggaagaggaagagaaatCAAAGTCTCGCAAGCGTACTTCCAAAAAAGCTGTTAAAGAGAGTTCAGTTAGCAAAGCTGATAGAACCTCATCTGTCAAGAAGACCCCTGTGAAAGATGCCAAGAGCattgaaaaaactaaaaagaaaccAACTTCAAAAAAGGGTGTTGCTGAGCATGACAGTGCTTCTGCCTCTGTTTCCAAGTCGAAGCAACCTGCATCCAAGAAACAGAAAACTGCAAGTGAAAAGCAGGACACTAAGGGGAAGGCTGCAAGCAAAAAACGAACTGACAAATCTTCAAAGGCTTTGGTTAAGGATCAAG GGAAAAGTAAAAGTAATAAGAAGGCCAAGGCAGAACCTACTAAGCAGGACATGCATGCTGTAGTTGTTGATATTCTGAAGGAAGTAGATTTCAATACT GCAACTTTGTCCGATATCCTCAGGCAACTTG GTACCCACTTTGGTATGGATTTAATGCATAGAAAAGCAGAGGTGAAGGATATAATTACAGATGTAATTAATAACATGTCTGATGAAGAAGAGGCTGAGAATGATGGTGACACAGATAaagatgatgatggtgatgatgatgatgatgcatga